From a region of the Gossypium raimondii isolate GPD5lz chromosome 10, ASM2569854v1, whole genome shotgun sequence genome:
- the LOC105776787 gene encoding methyl-CpG-binding domain-containing protein 11, producing MESKEEVFSVELPAPASWKKMFSPKKVGSPRKTEIMFIAPTGEEISSRKQLEQYLKSHPGNPPITEFDWGTGETPRRSARISEKAKATPTPEKEPPKKRGRKSLSAKKENKETEAVPEKSEGEKENEKEDAPATEKETAAAEREKDTSIETQVQDGGKTEVADQTGHADTKMEEAGTDVKVPETAEAGKKEEAAGTEETPTAMEVQEKPAEASCTDGTQTAKEEEAPTEKVPQTQAEENGTCEKQPENPETVTLEANGGVEKENPNGAVPVSEGEAKETQGLQEVAGKCSVEVEDKGKAVDGEVIENGKVKEGGKADTPQPTGSAPASN from the coding sequence TTTTCTCCCAAGAAAGTCGGTTCACCCAGGAAGACTGAGATCATGTTCATTGCACCAACTGGGGAGGAGATTAGTAGCAGGAAACAGTTGGAGCAATATCTAAAATCACACCCTGGTAATCCTCCAATAACGGAGTTTGATTGGGGTACCGGTGAGACCCCTAGAAGATCAGCAAGGATCAGTGAAAAGGCCAAGGCTACTCCAACACCAGAAAAGGAACCCCCAAAGAAGCGAGGCCGAAAATCATTGAGTGCAAAGAAGGAAAACAAGGAAACAGAGGCCGTTCCTGAAAAATCCGAAGgtgagaaagaaaatgaaaaggaagatGCACCAGCCACTGAAAAGGAAACTGCGGCAGCTGAAAGAGAAAAAGATACTTCCATCGAAACTCAGGTTCAGGATGGAGGTAAAACAGAAGTGGCAGACCAGACTGGGCATGCTGACACCAAGATGGAGGAAGCTGGTACAGATGTTAAGGTACCAGAAACTGCAGAGGCTGGCAAAAAAGAAGAGGCTGCTGGTACTGAAGAAACCCCGACTGCAATGGAGGTTCAAGAGAAACCTGCAGAAGCTAGTTGCACAGATGGGACTCAAACTGCAAAAGAAGAGGAAGCCCCTACTGAAAAGGTGCCACAAACTCAGGCAGAGGAGAATGGTACATGTGAGAAACAACCAGAAAACCCAGAAACTGTGACATTGGAAGCTAACGGGGGAGTAGAGAAAGAGAATCCAAATGGAGCAGTCCCTGTATCTGAGGGAGAAGCCAAAGAGACACAAGGTTTACAGGAGGTGGCTGGCAAGTGTAGTGTTGAGGTCGAGGACAAAGGCAAGGCAGTAGATGGGGAGGTGATTGAAAATGGTAAGGTTAAAGAAGGTGGGAAAGCTGATACCCCACAACCTACAGGATCTGCGCCTGCAAGCAACTAA
- the LOC105776785 gene encoding glucan endo-1,3-beta-glucosidase 14, with protein MECTSSVYLPTFHMGSSIFLWLFLIFSVIFSPVSAKHSVTWTYGVNYGRIANNLPQPESVVTLLKAAKINHIRIYDADHGVLQAFKGSGIEIIIGLPNEYLKEISIGEDRAMNWVQENVQAFLPDTRIRGIAVGNEILGGTTIELWEVLLPAAKNVYSALYRLGLQHTVEVSSPHSEAVFANSFPPSACIFRPDVAPFMKPLLEFFSQIGSPFYINAYPFLAYKNDPQHIDINYALFKDNRGIYDAKTKLHYDNMFEAQVDAAYAALDKAGFNKMQVIVSETGWASHGDPDEAGANVKNARTYNRNLRKLLGKKKGTPFRPKMVIKAYVFALFNENLKPGPTSERNFGLFKPDGSIAYDVGFTGLVPSAAPPSILVSFKEIAGQGWLRWSYLLVSTAWAVVLL; from the exons ATGGAATGCACATCCTCCGTTTATCTTCCTACATTTCATATGGGTTCTTCTATCTTTCTCTGGCTCTTCCTCATCTTCTCTGTCATATTCTCTCCTG TTTCAGCTAAACATTCAGTCACATGGACCTATGGAGTAAACTATGGCAGAATAGCAAACAACCTACCACAACCAGAAAGCGTGGTGACGCTTCTAAAAGCTGCAAAGATAAACCACATTCGAATCTACGACGCAGATCACGGAGTTCTCCAGGCCTTTAAAGGGTCCGGGATAGAAATTATAATTGGACTTCCCaatgaatatttaaaagaaataagtaTAGGTGAGGACCGTGCCATGAATTGGGTACAAGAAAACGTACAGGCATTCCTTCCCGATACTCGAATCCGAGGAATAGCCGTCGGCAATGAGATATTGGGAGGGACAACTATAGAACTTTGGGAGGTCTTATTACCAGCAGCAAAGAATGTTTATAGTGCTCTATACAGATTGGGTTTACAGCATACTGTTGAGGTTTCAAGTCCACATTCAGAAGCTGTATTTGCCAATTCTTTCCCACCATCAGCTTGCATCTTCAGACCCGATGTTGCTCCTTTCATGAAGCCACTATTGGAGTTTTTCTCACAGATTGGCTCTCCGTTTTATATAAACGCATATCCATTCCTAGCCTACAAGAATGACCCTCAACACATCGACATTAACTACGCATTATTCAAAGATAATCGCGGGATTTACGATGCAAAAACGAAGCTACATTACGATAACATGTTTGAAGCTCAGGTAGATGCAGCCTATGCAGCATTGGACAAAGCTGGTTTCAACAAGATGCAAGTCATTGTTTCTGAAACCGGTTGGGCTTCGCATGGGGATCCTGATGAAGCTGGTGCAAACGTGAAGAACGCAAGGACTTACAACCGGAACCTGCGTAAACTATTGGGTAAGAAGAAGGGAACCCCATTTAGGCCAAAGATGGTGATCAAGGCTTATGTTTTTGCATTGttcaatgaaaatttaaagCCTGGGCCAACATCCGAGAGAAACTTTGGATTGTTCAAACCTGATGGAAGCATTGCGTATGATGTTGGGTTCACTGGACTGGTGCCTTCTGCAGCACCACCCTCCATACTTGTCTCTTTTAAG GAAATTGCGGGGCAGGGTTGGTTAAGATGGTCTTATTTATTGGTTTCCACGGCTTGGGCTGTTGTTTTACTCTAG
- the LOC105775009 gene encoding protein LURP-one-related 12 encodes MKAGLGVDGEYIYEQEKHLTVLKTSLFFANDGFIVYDCKGRLLFRVDSYGPLPRDKGQLVLMDAHGKCLLTLRKKRPSLHQRWEGFVGERSEGQKPIFSVKRSSIIGRCGMIVEMLNNPGEEYQIEGNFGQRSCKILNARKESMAEIKRKVDASRKVVLGKDVFLLSLKPGFDGAFAMGLVLVIDQIYGDDYVQNYYEAETFPTTHR; translated from the exons ATGAAAGCAGGTTTGGGTGTAGATGGCGAATATATTTACGAACAAGAGAAGCATCTCACTGTTCTTAAAACTTCTCTTTTCTTCGCCAACGATGGCTTCATTGTTTACGACTGTAAAGGCCGGTTACTCTTCCGAGTCGACTCCTACGGCCCTCTTCCTCGTGATAAAGGTCAACTTGTTCTTATGGATGCTCATGGAAAATGCCTACTCACCCTAAGAAAAAAG AGGCCGAGTTTGCATCAGCGGTGGGAAGGGTTTGTAGGGGAAAGATCGGAAGGACAGAAACCGATATTCAGTGTGAAAAGATCATCAATAATCGGACGGTGTGGGATGATAGTTGAAATGTTGAACAATCCAGGAGAGGAGTACCAGATCGAAGGGAACTTTGGGCAACGAAGCTGCAAGATATTGAATGCAAGGAAGGAATCAATGGCTGAGATCAAACGGAAAGTTGATGCTTCGAGGAAGGTGGTACTTGGGAAGGATGTGTTTTTGCTTTCCTTAAAACCAGGCTTTGATGGAGCCTTTGCTATGGGGTTGGTACTTGTTATTGATCAGATCTATGGTGATGATTATGTCCAAAATTATTATGAGGCTGAGACCTTCCCTACCACACACCGCTAa